Genomic segment of Arachis stenosperma cultivar V10309 chromosome 4, arast.V10309.gnm1.PFL2, whole genome shotgun sequence:
TTGTCTCTAATTTTGTGTCTCATTTGTTAAACATAATTTTGTGTCATGGCTTATTTGTTAAACAtaattttgtgtgtctcatttGTTTGTTAAACATAATTTTGTGTGTCTTGTTCATAGATCCGTCCGTCTCAATGTTCCATGCCTGCAACTAAACAAACCCAGCCTAGAAGACTTGAATCAAATGTGTTTTGCTGAATTATCAATGCTGCATAAGGCTTCAATCTTAGTTgtatttttcagtttttattCATCAGTTTACTTTCATGAGATAATAAACTTTGAATTTGATTCCACCTTGCGACTCaacacaaagaaaaaagaaaaagatgatgacaaagcaaaacaagaaacaaaggaAGAGACAGAAAATTTGAacaaatttctaattttttttttaagttataacCAAGCTACATAAAAACATAGCTCTTTGCCATCAGTATCAGGTCCTCAGGTATGGTTCTCTAGTGCAACATGCAGCTGCACAAGCAATGAAGCAAATATGACACCCAATCAGAGGGGGAAAAATGAAACACAAATGGTTCACTTTAACAAAGTCAGAGACTCCTCTACTCTCTAGCAAGCCGACTTCTCCGACGATAGCCATTCCTGTGTGGCCACCAAATCAGGGAGGACAACTGCACCGGCTTTCCTCCACTCCACGGCATCCGGTGTCTTAAATCTATCCAACAACAGGGCATGCATCCCTATGCTCTTGGCCGGCTCATAGTCTTTGCGGATGCTGTCACCAATATGTAAAGCTTCTTGAGGTGCAATGTTTCCAGCCCTCTCCAGTGCAATCTCATAGATTTTTGGGTTCGGCTTCTCCACGCCTTCCAGACCGGAAAACACACCGAAGTCCCACTCGGAATTCTGCACCATCATTTAGACAATCAATCGGAATTGTAGaagcaaaattcaatataaTCGCATTGCAAGTGTATCAAAAAGCAATGGATACTTGTAGTGGTTAGTAAagtcttaaagctcaagaaacACTGGTTCAACAAAATTTTCTGCTGGGAGTGTGGTTTGCTTGGATCAGGagataaaaatgataaattatgATTACAAAATTGAAGCGCAACGGTGTGAACTAATCTTCTAGAGTTGTGTGTAAAAATCTAACAAACAAACCTTCAAAAATTGTAGGATAGTTTACCTGGTTTATACCCAGAGCTGGAAGAATCACATCTTGATATCGATACTCTGCGTTGCTGACAATGCCGACGGTTATGCCTTTTCCTCGAAGCCATCTAAGAAATGGTTGGGAGTCAGGGAAGAC
This window contains:
- the LOC130973314 gene encoding uncharacterized protein LOC130973314, giving the protein MSLLNKLRCVTIDVTGTLMAYKGELGDYYCMAAKAVGYPCPDYKRVHEGFKLAYKDMAKKYPCFGYAAKIPNIVWWKTCVRDSFVRAGYEYDEETFEKIFRRIYAAFGSSAPYTVFPDSQPFLRWLRGKGITVGIVSNAEYRYQDVILPALGINQNSEWDFGVFSGLEGVEKPNPKIYEIALERAGNIAPQEALHIGDSIRKDYEPAKSIGMHALLLDRFKTPDAVEWRKAGAVVLPDLVATQEWLSSEKSAC